The Flavobacteriales bacterium genome contains the following window.
CTTCTTTGGGCGTTCAACAAACGAAACGATTATTTTCGTCTGTTCGCCACGCGGCCCCCCGACCTTGTCCTCGAATACATCCTTGATAGTCATCGAGACTGTTTTGTTGTGGCCGATCATTTCAGCCGACAACCACTCGAATAAATCTGTCGAAAATATGTTCACGTCTATTTCTCCTTTTGATTGAATGTGCTCCAGCGTGTCCAGGACTGAGCTGAGCAGTTCGGATAATGTGCGATACCATGGCGTTCCAAATCCCATCGTCGCCGTGGGATTGACCCGGTAAGAAAAAGATGCCCCGTATGTGCCACACACTTCGACCACGCGCTCAAGGGTAAGGCCGGGGGCTTTGATAGTGTCGCGGATAGTCGCCTCCGCCTCCTCGATGATGGCCAGTGTCATGATAGATTCTCCTTGTGGTTGCTGTTTATCTCGTACCGGCCAGAAACCAGTACAGGGTCTCGTAGTAGTCAGCCAGCGCGGCCTCTTCTTCGGCCTGCTGTTGCCATTCGTCGTCGTCTTGCGGCCCGTAGATGTCCAGTTCGTCGTCACGTCCGTTCATTGGAGGCCTCCATTGATGCGTTCGTGGATGGCCATTGCCATGATGTGCTTGCAGTAGGAGCGGCCATTGATGACCGCCGGGCGCCGGGCGAACGCCGGACAGGTGCATTGCCAGCCATTGTCGGGGGTGTATGTGAGCCGGTAGGTCGTGCCAGCGGCGTTGCGGACGTGTACCAACTTGGCCGACAGGACGAGCACGCCGTTATCGCGCTCGGCGTACTCGGCCGCTTTGTCGGCCATGCTCGCCAGGTGCGGGTGACGGGCGGCGATGCGGGCGGCGGCTGTCTGGATGGCGGTGGATAGGTCTTGGGTTGCGGGTTGTGTTATCATCTCTGTGTACTCCTGTTCGCTTAATTCCTAACTATGTACATAGTATAGCATCTATGTACATAGTTGTCAATACCCAAAACTATTGACTTTCAAGATTGATTGATTTACTATGTACATATGTCACCTAGAGATGCAAAACAAGAGATTAAAGACTATCGGCCGGTTCTTGCCGTAGAGGCCAGGGATTCGCTTATGGAGTTGGCTAAGGCTCTGGCCTTCCAGGTCAGTCGGCATGGTACGTATTACGGCCAGCCGTCCGTCCGTGACATGCTTGAATCGCTGGCCGAGGCTTACCGCGCCGATAGCGGCGAGGTTGAAACGGCGTTGCGTGCCATTGGCGTCGTGAAGCCCGCCGAAAATGGAACCTAATCACGCCGGTTCCCATTCAGCGGTTAACGCCGACAGCGCCGTCAGTGCCGCGCTCAGGTCGCGCATTGCCCGTAGCTCGTCGGTCTGGAACCACCAGCGCCGCCATGCGTTTTTGTCGCTCATGTTACACCTCAGAATGGCGGCGGCTCGGTCGCCTGTTCCATCAATGCCCGACGTATCCAGTCAATCGCCGCGCCGTTCTCGATTTGCTCCCTAGTAACATGCAGTACCTTCCAACCAGTGACAATTGCCTCGTTGCCCTTCTCGCAATCGCGGGTGATTCCGGCGGCCGTGTTATGGCCGGATTTCGCCATGTAGATACCGCCTTGTATCTCGACAGCGACCCGATGCTCCGGCCATGCCAGGTCAAACCGCCAGCGACGACGCGGGTGAAACCTGTACTCAGTCATCGGCGCCGGCATGTCGTTAATGCGCAGATAAAACAATAGCGTCTCCTCCAGGCCGGACGCGCTCATCTCGATTCTCCCGCCCGGCTGAACCATCGGCGCATCCTGCCCCGCGCCGCGTCCGGCGAATCGCCGAAAATCACCTGTATAATTTGGTTATTCCTGTCCCGCGCCAACGCCATGTAGCCGCTCAGAATGCGGCAACGACTCACCTCAATTTTGTGATTCATAAATACCTCCACAGAGCGTAATCATAACGGACTCCCTCCGATCGCATTTCCACAGCCAGCGGCAGGCCGTACTCGGATGCCCAGCGGGTGAATAGTTCGTAGTCCAGTTCGGCCACAATGTTGTTGTCCAGCATCCAGTCCATCGT
Protein-coding sequences here:
- a CDS encoding SWIM zinc finger family protein: MADKAAEYAERDNGVLVLSAKLVHVRNAAGTTYRLTYTPDNGWQCTCPAFARRPAVINGRSYCKHIMAMAIHERINGGLQ